In Acholeplasma equirhinis, the following proteins share a genomic window:
- a CDS encoding chorismate mutase, giving the protein MTKLETLRLAIDQTDKELVRLLEERFKLVREIGHYKKENNLPIFDPEREKFVLATKEKLVQKKEDWPYYERIFKLFMDISKEMEK; this is encoded by the coding sequence ATGACTAAACTAGAAACTTTAAGACTTGCTATTGACCAAACAGATAAAGAACTTGTTAGGTTGTTAGAAGAACGATTTAAACTTGTCCGTGAAATTGGACACTACAAGAAAGAAAACAATTTACCAATATTCGATCCTGAAAGAGAAAAGTTTGTACTAGCAACAAAAGAAAAGCTCGTACAAAAAAAGGAAGATTGGCCATACTATGAAAGAATCTTCAAACTCTTTATGGATATTTCAAAGGAAATGGAAAAATGA
- a CDS encoding HAD family hydrolase, producing the protein MTIFLDFNGTILDDLELSFDLLNEMLQEQGHQPITLERYLDIFTFPIVEYYKLAGFNFEGYTFEELAVRFIQRYQPASLNCKLHEGLIEAVEDLKAKGHKVVVLSASKYENLIEQLSHFNIKSIFDDILGIEDIYAQSKVQVAKRYVEKHSLNPKEIVMVGDTLHDHEVAESLGCHMIIYTKGHQAKHRFGNLKTIDHFKDLEKEIEMYEREKDFNKS; encoded by the coding sequence ATGACAATATTTTTAGACTTTAACGGAACGATATTAGACGATTTAGAATTATCTTTTGACCTTTTAAATGAAATGCTTCAGGAACAAGGTCATCAACCGATTACACTTGAAAGATATTTAGATATATTTACCTTTCCAATTGTTGAATATTACAAACTAGCAGGATTTAATTTTGAAGGCTATACATTTGAAGAATTAGCAGTTAGATTCATTCAAAGATATCAACCAGCAAGTTTGAATTGTAAACTTCATGAAGGATTAATTGAGGCTGTAGAAGATTTAAAAGCTAAAGGACATAAGGTGGTTGTACTTTCTGCTTCCAAGTATGAAAATCTAATCGAACAGTTATCACATTTTAACATCAAATCTATATTTGATGATATATTAGGAATAGAAGACATCTATGCACAAAGTAAAGTGCAAGTAGCAAAGCGATACGTTGAAAAACACAGTTTAAATCCTAAAGAAATTGTTATGGTTGGTGACACATTACACGATCATGAAGTTGCAGAATCTTTAGGTTGCCATATGATCATTTATACAAAAGGTCATCAAGCTAAACATCGCTTTGGTAATTTAAAGACTATTGATCATTTCAAAGATTTAGAAAAGGAGATTGAAATGTATGAAAGAGAAAAAGATTTCAACAAAAGTTAA
- the aroF gene encoding 3-deoxy-7-phosphoheptulonate synthase: MIVQMKKNVTKEELEKLQSYLKEKGLGIKDASSAEIVLFGILGDTKSLDPDQIKVFAGVENVTRISSPYKLASKAFRQEPTVITLKNGVKIGSDEFVVMAGPCSVESEEQLTIIAEAVKAAGSKILRGGVFKPRTSPYAFQGLGIEGLKMMRKVADKLDMAIVTELMGTEHLEEFVKYTDIIQIGARNMQNFDLLKAIGKYNVPVLLKRGLSNTIEEWLMSAEYIMASGNEQVILCERGIRTFEKYTRNTLDISAVLAVRELSHLPVIVDPSHAAGKWEMIESLSLASLAVGADGIIVEVHHDPERAFSDGPQSLKPKQFSAMMDKLEKLSTVLEKKIVR; the protein is encoded by the coding sequence ATGATAGTTCAAATGAAGAAAAATGTAACTAAAGAGGAATTAGAGAAACTCCAAAGTTACTTAAAAGAAAAAGGATTGGGTATAAAAGATGCCTCATCAGCAGAAATCGTATTATTTGGTATTTTAGGTGATACAAAATCACTTGATCCTGACCAAATCAAAGTATTTGCAGGTGTTGAAAATGTGACTAGAATTTCTAGCCCATATAAACTTGCAAGTAAAGCATTCCGTCAAGAACCAACAGTTATCACTTTAAAAAATGGTGTAAAAATTGGTTCAGATGAATTTGTTGTTATGGCGGGTCCATGCTCTGTTGAATCTGAAGAACAATTAACCATTATTGCAGAAGCAGTTAAAGCTGCTGGGTCTAAAATCTTACGTGGTGGTGTATTTAAACCTAGAACATCGCCATATGCATTCCAAGGTTTAGGTATCGAAGGATTAAAGATGATGCGTAAAGTCGCAGATAAACTAGACATGGCGATTGTCACTGAACTTATGGGTACCGAACATTTAGAGGAATTCGTTAAATATACGGATATCATCCAAATTGGTGCACGTAATATGCAAAACTTTGATTTACTTAAAGCTATCGGTAAATACAATGTCCCAGTTTTATTAAAACGTGGTTTATCTAATACCATTGAAGAATGGTTAATGAGTGCAGAATACATTATGGCATCTGGTAATGAACAAGTTATTCTTTGTGAAAGAGGTATTCGTACCTTTGAAAAATATACAAGAAATACGTTAGATATTTCTGCTGTATTAGCAGTCAGAGAACTATCACACTTACCAGTGATTGTAGACCCATCACATGCTGCTGGTAAATGGGAAATGATTGAATCCTTATCACTTGCATCACTTGCTGTTGGTGCAGATGGTATCATCGTTGAAGTGCACCATGATCCAGAACGTGCATTTTCTGATGGACCACAAAGTTTAAAACCTAAACAATTCAGTGCAATGATGGACAAATTAGAAAAACTGTCTACTGTACTTGAAAAGAAAATCGTCAGATGA
- a CDS encoding hydroxymethylglutaryl-CoA reductase, degradative, with product MSKSFKQFYKKSIKDRILALKDENLYDESLDLSTDPEVFNHIIENYVTTYELGLGVAPDFLIEGKYFNIPMVTEEPSVVAGATHAAKIIERNGGFKIESIKRSMIGQIIFRDVSDFEKLASIIKTEEQHLHQLAKEAHPDIYKFGGGLKSFKLEQKEFEFACLNLVVDTKDAMGANTVNTILERLTVHFRENHQLNVLMAILSNLATESLVSASVTIDPRTLKGDINTAKAIADASLYASIDPYRATTHNKGIMNGVTALMLATGNDTRAVEAGAHAFAAITGKYQPLAKWTLENSKLIGRITIPLNIGIIGGSMNILPKVKLSRKILNIQTAEELMKVTACLGLAQNFAALYALTTDGINRGHMRLHARNIALEAGASKEQIEEVVQYLIESNSISLEKALEFLKK from the coding sequence ATGTCTAAATCATTTAAACAATTTTATAAGAAATCTATCAAAGATAGAATTCTCGCATTGAAAGATGAAAACCTTTATGATGAGTCACTTGATTTATCAACAGATCCTGAGGTTTTTAATCATATCATAGAAAACTATGTCACAACCTATGAACTTGGACTTGGGGTTGCTCCAGACTTTTTAATTGAAGGTAAATATTTCAATATACCGATGGTAACTGAAGAGCCTTCAGTTGTTGCAGGTGCTACGCATGCTGCTAAAATTATCGAACGAAATGGTGGTTTCAAAATTGAATCCATTAAGCGTTCAATGATTGGTCAAATCATTTTTAGAGATGTCTCTGACTTTGAAAAGTTAGCATCAATTATTAAAACCGAAGAACAACACTTGCATCAATTAGCTAAAGAAGCACATCCTGATATTTATAAATTCGGTGGTGGCCTCAAATCATTTAAACTTGAACAAAAAGAATTTGAATTTGCATGTTTAAATTTAGTTGTTGATACTAAAGATGCAATGGGTGCTAATACCGTTAATACAATTCTTGAAAGATTAACTGTTCACTTTAGAGAAAATCATCAATTAAATGTCTTAATGGCAATTCTTTCAAATCTTGCAACTGAAAGTTTAGTCTCTGCTTCTGTCACAATCGACCCTAGAACTTTAAAAGGTGACATAAATACTGCAAAAGCTATCGCTGATGCATCCCTTTATGCATCAATTGATCCATATCGTGCAACCACACACAACAAAGGTATCATGAATGGTGTAACTGCATTAATGCTTGCAACGGGTAATGATACAAGAGCGGTTGAAGCTGGTGCACATGCTTTTGCAGCAATTACTGGTAAATATCAACCACTTGCAAAGTGGACTTTAGAAAACTCAAAACTTATCGGTAGAATCACAATACCTTTAAACATCGGAATCATTGGTGGCTCCATGAACATTCTACCTAAAGTAAAACTTTCAAGAAAAATATTAAATATTCAAACAGCTGAGGAATTAATGAAAGTTACTGCATGTCTAGGACTTGCACAAAACTTTGCAGCACTTTATGCGTTAACGACCGATGGTATTAATCGTGGTCATATGCGTTTACATGCAAGAAATATTGCACTAGAGGCTGGTGCATCAAAAGAACAAATTGAAGAAGTTGTTCAATACTTAATTGAATCTAATTCGATATCTTTAGAAAAAGCTTTAGAATTCTTAAAAAAATAA
- the mscL gene encoding large conductance mechanosensitive channel protein MscL, translated as MKEKKISTKVKVKGFVQGFKDFIMKGNVIDMAVGVIIGGAFGKIITSLVNDIILPPIGVLLNGVDFKDLVVVINEANNVTINYGNFIQVVIEFLIIAFSIYMALFFIIKRRQVEAELLKLEAEEKAKEAQVKADAKQVIDDQKAADEKIQKNEEIELLREIRDLLGEKKK; from the coding sequence ATGAAAGAGAAAAAGATTTCAACAAAAGTTAAGGTCAAAGGTTTTGTTCAGGGATTCAAAGATTTTATCATGAAGGGTAATGTCATTGATATGGCTGTTGGGGTCATCATTGGTGGTGCTTTCGGTAAAATCATTACAAGTTTAGTGAATGACATTATTCTGCCACCTATAGGTGTTTTACTTAATGGTGTTGATTTTAAAGACTTGGTTGTCGTTATAAATGAAGCAAATAATGTTACAATCAATTATGGTAATTTTATTCAGGTTGTTATTGAATTCTTAATCATTGCATTTTCTATTTATATGGCGTTATTCTTCATTATTAAACGTCGTCAGGTTGAGGCTGAACTGCTAAAACTTGAAGCTGAAGAAAAAGCTAAAGAAGCACAAGTTAAAGCAGATGCTAAGCAAGTGATTGATGATCAAAAAGCGGCTGATGAAAAAATTCAAAAGAATGAAGAAATCGAATTACTAAGAGAAATTAGAGATTTATTAGGAGAAAAGAAAAAATGA
- a CDS encoding DegV family protein: MRKIKIIVCSNSAIDYVDYPKDIEIFRSKLHFGSESYEDFVEMPAADFYNRIAANPNDIPKTSYTSLGHMLEYFNKLESEGYTDAIVITIARPLSGMCAAVQQLSSETKLNVIAYDSRILAYPEAYMALTAQSMVENGANVEEILQVLDFIRDNNHMYFTVDTLLYLVKNGRLSKLQGTLGTMLALKPVLTFSKEGKVETLEKIRTTNKALKRVVELYLEETKDQDVITFISHAHADENVALVKELIKEVYPEREIVVTYLTPVVGAHTGPKALGLGYIKKQ, translated from the coding sequence ATGAGGAAAATTAAGATAATCGTTTGTTCCAACTCAGCTATTGACTACGTAGATTATCCAAAAGACATTGAAATTTTTAGAAGTAAATTGCATTTTGGTTCAGAGTCTTATGAAGATTTTGTTGAAATGCCAGCAGCGGACTTTTATAATCGTATTGCTGCGAATCCAAATGATATTCCAAAGACATCCTATACATCACTTGGACATATGTTAGAGTATTTTAATAAGTTAGAATCTGAAGGTTACACTGATGCAATTGTAATTACAATTGCTAGACCACTCTCAGGTATGTGTGCTGCTGTTCAACAACTTTCAAGCGAAACTAAATTAAATGTGATTGCATATGATTCAAGAATTCTAGCATATCCAGAAGCGTATATGGCATTAACTGCCCAATCAATGGTTGAAAATGGTGCGAATGTTGAGGAAATCTTACAAGTTTTAGATTTCATTAGAGACAACAATCATATGTACTTCACTGTTGATACATTACTATATTTAGTTAAGAACGGACGTTTATCTAAATTACAAGGTACTTTAGGTACAATGCTTGCATTAAAACCAGTTTTAACTTTCTCAAAAGAAGGTAAAGTTGAAACTCTAGAAAAGATTCGTACAACAAATAAAGCTTTAAAACGTGTTGTTGAACTTTACTTAGAAGAAACTAAAGATCAAGATGTTATTACATTTATTTCACATGCACATGCAGATGAAAATGTTGCTTTAGTTAAAGAATTAATTAAAGAAGTTTATCCTGAACGTGAAATCGTTGTAACGTATTTAACACCAGTTGTTGGTGCACATACTGGCCCTAAAGCATTAGGTCTTGGATATATTAAGAAACAATAA
- the aroE gene encoding shikimate dehydrogenase, translating into MKRFGLIGYPVSHSKSPIIHEVIKNYYQLPLSFSLMPIKVEGIKKVLDDIKSGKLDGVNVTIPHKETVIPLLDLLTDKAKKIGAVNTIYLKDSKLVGDNTDYDGFLGLLERSKIDLKDKRVIILGTGGAAKACYHVFKDLGIEPKVVSRTKRSDANFGDVITYDMLKPKDYDIIVNSTPVGMYPNVDESPLDQSLVKDKIVFDLIYNPSETKLMKDAKVAFNGLDMLIIQAVKAESIWHQKNLSVSDELIELMRGNLI; encoded by the coding sequence ATGAAAAGATTTGGATTGATTGGATATCCTGTATCGCATTCGAAATCACCAATCATTCATGAGGTCATCAAAAACTATTATCAACTACCTTTAAGTTTTTCATTAATGCCTATAAAAGTAGAAGGTATTAAGAAAGTCTTAGATGATATCAAATCTGGAAAATTAGATGGTGTGAATGTGACAATCCCACATAAAGAAACAGTGATTCCACTTTTAGATTTATTAACAGATAAAGCTAAAAAAATAGGTGCTGTTAATACCATTTACTTGAAAGATTCTAAACTTGTTGGTGATAATACGGACTATGATGGTTTTTTAGGATTACTTGAAAGAAGTAAAATAGATTTAAAAGATAAAAGAGTGATTATTTTAGGTACTGGTGGTGCTGCTAAAGCGTGTTACCATGTATTCAAAGATTTAGGTATTGAACCTAAAGTTGTATCAAGAACAAAACGCAGTGATGCTAATTTTGGTGATGTCATAACATATGATATGTTAAAGCCTAAAGATTATGATATCATCGTGAATTCAACACCAGTTGGAATGTATCCTAATGTAGATGAATCACCACTTGATCAATCACTTGTAAAAGATAAAATTGTATTTGATTTAATTTATAATCCATCAGAAACTAAATTGATGAAAGATGCTAAAGTTGCATTTAATGGACTAGATATGTTAATCATACAAGCGGTTAAAGCAGAAAGCATTTGGCATCAAAAAAATCTATCAGTGAGTGACGAACTCATTGAGTTAATGAGGGGGAATTTAATATGA
- a CDS encoding chorismate synthase, producing the protein MNSFGTLFKVTIYGESHQDAIGCVIDGVLPGLKIDWDKVNEDLAKRRPGAVGTTPRIEKDELIVTSGIFNDVATGSPIHVMIKNENVQSKDYSHLVKQPRPGHADYVASVKYNGFHDYRGGGRFSGRLTTPIVVAGAIAKQMMPFEFSNKLVQIGTLKDMSKIDEYLEEVKNKGESVGGIIEVTVKGVPVGLGEPMFEKLDSKIGQMMFSIPAVKGVEIGTGFDGVNQFGSWFNDVYEDETGKTLTNHSGGVSGGISNGNDIVVKVFVKPTSSIAKTQTSFNMESKEKQAFQVGGRHDVAIVRRAGIVVENALAIVLADLFLWNKVYK; encoded by the coding sequence ATGAATAGTTTCGGAACTTTATTTAAAGTAACAATTTATGGAGAATCGCATCAAGATGCAATTGGATGCGTTATTGATGGGGTTTTACCAGGTTTGAAAATTGACTGGGATAAAGTCAATGAAGATCTCGCAAAAAGACGTCCTGGTGCAGTTGGTACAACACCACGTATTGAAAAAGATGAATTGATTGTAACATCTGGTATTTTTAATGATGTTGCTACAGGTTCTCCAATTCATGTCATGATTAAAAATGAAAATGTACAATCAAAAGACTACTCTCATTTAGTTAAACAACCACGTCCAGGTCACGCGGATTATGTTGCCTCAGTTAAATATAATGGTTTTCATGATTACCGTGGTGGTGGTAGATTTTCAGGGCGCTTAACAACTCCAATTGTTGTTGCGGGTGCTATTGCTAAGCAAATGATGCCTTTTGAGTTTTCAAATAAGCTTGTTCAAATTGGTACTTTAAAAGATATGAGTAAAATTGATGAATATCTTGAAGAAGTGAAGAATAAAGGTGAGTCAGTTGGTGGTATCATAGAAGTAACAGTTAAAGGCGTTCCGGTTGGGCTTGGTGAACCAATGTTTGAAAAACTTGATAGTAAAATCGGCCAAATGATGTTTTCAATTCCTGCTGTTAAAGGTGTTGAAATTGGTACTGGTTTTGATGGTGTTAATCAGTTTGGTTCATGGTTTAATGATGTCTATGAAGATGAGACAGGAAAAACATTAACCAATCACTCAGGTGGCGTATCAGGTGGTATTTCAAACGGTAATGATATTGTTGTAAAAGTATTTGTTAAACCAACAAGTAGTATTGCTAAAACTCAAACCTCATTCAACATGGAATCTAAAGAAAAACAAGCATTCCAAGTTGGTGGCAGACACGATGTTGCAATTGTACGTCGTGCAGGTATTGTTGTTGAGAATGCACTTGCGATCGTTTTAGCTGATTTATTCTTATGGAACAAGGTATATAAATGA
- the aroA gene encoding 3-phosphoshikimate 1-carboxyvinyltransferase: MLMLKITPNKLTGTVHVVSSKSLSHRYVIAASLAEGVSNINNVLDSDDLVATKAAVMALGAKVEGSKVTGSKVKRVHDLIDCHESGSTLRFFIPIAMLQNEEVTFTGRGKLPERPQNVYEDIFKDKYLFSHPESSYLPLTVSGPLKSGNYEMSGNVSSQFVTGLLYALPLVEGDSKIVLTSPLESKGYVDLTLDVIKQFGIHIESNDDGFFIPGNQKYLPHDATVEGDYSGAAFFVVAGLLGSKILLKNLREDSLQGDKAILDFCIKMGGDIQFTKEGLLVNPSNTKGITIDLGQTPDLGPILMVLGALSEGDTLITNASRLRIKESDRLAAMVENLTKMGVKMDVYEDSVRIYGQKTLKGNVTLHTFGDHRIAMACAVASIKADGPITLDDEKVVSKSYPTFFEVFKSLGGILND, from the coding sequence ATTCTAATGCTTAAAATTACACCAAATAAATTAACTGGAACAGTTCATGTTGTTTCATCTAAATCTTTATCACACAGATACGTTATTGCAGCTTCACTTGCTGAAGGTGTTTCAAATATCAATAACGTATTAGACTCAGATGATTTAGTGGCAACCAAAGCTGCAGTTATGGCACTTGGTGCTAAAGTAGAAGGCTCTAAGGTTACAGGTTCTAAAGTGAAAAGAGTGCATGATTTAATTGATTGTCATGAATCAGGTTCAACCTTAAGATTTTTTATTCCAATCGCAATGCTTCAAAATGAAGAAGTTACCTTCACAGGTCGTGGAAAATTACCAGAGCGTCCTCAAAATGTGTATGAGGATATATTTAAAGACAAATACTTATTTTCACATCCTGAATCAAGTTATTTACCACTTACAGTTTCTGGACCACTCAAATCAGGAAACTATGAAATGAGTGGTAATGTATCAAGTCAGTTTGTTACAGGTCTACTATATGCACTACCTTTAGTTGAAGGTGATTCTAAAATTGTTTTAACCTCACCACTTGAATCAAAAGGCTATGTTGATTTAACGCTCGATGTGATTAAACAATTTGGTATTCATATTGAATCAAATGATGATGGTTTCTTCATTCCAGGTAATCAGAAATACTTGCCACATGATGCAACTGTTGAAGGTGATTATAGTGGTGCAGCATTCTTTGTTGTAGCAGGTTTATTAGGATCTAAGATATTATTAAAGAATTTACGAGAAGATAGTTTACAAGGTGATAAAGCCATTTTAGACTTTTGTATCAAAATGGGTGGAGACATTCAATTCACTAAAGAAGGTCTTTTAGTTAATCCATCAAATACTAAAGGTATCACAATTGATCTTGGTCAAACGCCAGACCTTGGACCTATTCTTATGGTACTCGGGGCATTATCAGAAGGTGATACATTGATTACCAATGCTTCACGTCTAAGAATCAAAGAGTCTGACCGTCTAGCAGCTATGGTTGAAAATCTAACAAAAATGGGTGTTAAGATGGATGTTTATGAAGATAGTGTTAGAATATATGGCCAAAAAACTTTAAAAGGCAATGTGACGCTCCATACGTTTGGCGATCACAGAATTGCAATGGCATGTGCAGTTGCATCCATTAAAGCAGACGGACCAATAACTTTAGATGATGAAAAAGTGGTATCTAAGAGTTATCCAACTTTCTTTGAAGTCTTTAAATCCTTAGGAGGTATTCTAAATGACTAA
- a CDS encoding prephenate dehydrogenase, translating into MKIFIVGLGLMGASYAEKLTLLGHEVHGFDQDEQVNFQAKLDRVILSSNLNELKDAELVILALYPKENVHFVEKHKKLFNQQLITDIAGTKTHLVKELLSILPETIRYVSHHPMAGREKKGYFNRDISMFNKANFLVVTTEKSTKEDIKMIKDLGEQMGFGRITELTPEAHDKLIAHTSQLTHLLAVGLMLSDDEVYTKFATGDSFRDLTRIAKINEDMWTELFIDNKEALVKQTDKFIEVLQKLKRDIIESDAETLKKELRTSKEKRLAFDDLKS; encoded by the coding sequence ATGAAAATCTTTATCGTCGGGCTTGGCTTGATGGGGGCAAGCTATGCTGAAAAATTAACTTTGCTTGGTCATGAAGTTCATGGTTTTGACCAAGACGAACAAGTAAACTTCCAAGCAAAATTAGATAGAGTTATTTTGTCTTCTAATTTAAATGAATTAAAAGATGCTGAACTTGTTATTTTGGCACTCTATCCAAAAGAAAATGTTCACTTCGTTGAAAAACATAAAAAGTTATTTAATCAACAACTCATTACTGATATTGCTGGAACGAAAACTCATTTAGTTAAAGAACTTTTATCTATCCTACCTGAAACAATCCGTTATGTTTCACACCATCCAATGGCTGGTCGTGAAAAGAAGGGTTATTTCAACCGTGATATCTCAATGTTTAATAAAGCGAACTTTCTAGTTGTTACAACTGAAAAATCAACAAAAGAAGATATCAAAATGATTAAAGATTTAGGGGAACAAATGGGATTTGGTAGAATCACTGAATTAACACCTGAAGCACACGATAAATTAATCGCACATACCTCTCAGTTAACCCATTTACTTGCAGTTGGGTTGATGCTATCTGATGATGAAGTCTATACTAAATTTGCAACCGGTGATTCATTTAGAGATTTAACTAGAATTGCCAAAATCAATGAAGATATGTGGACTGAATTGTTTATTGATAATAAAGAAGCACTGGTTAAACAAACGGATAAATTCATTGAAGTTTTACAAAAATTAAAAAGAGACATTATCGAAAGTGATGCTGAAACTTTAAAGAAAGAATTGAGAACTTCAAAAGAAAAGAGGTTAGCATTCGATGATCTTAAATCTTAA
- the aroB gene encoding 3-dehydroquinate synthase: MILNLNAYEIKIENNLIDNLAEEIKKVYSNDRIFIVTDKNLIRLYESKLRTTLKDFKIDFVIVEPGEHSKSLHTYEVVSRYLIQNGMRRNHLLVAFGGGVIGDLAGFVAGTLYRGVPFIQIPTSLLAMVDSSIGGKTGIDVKEGKNLLGVFKNPKAVYIDPMLLNTLPEVEYRNGMAEVIKAAIINDKALFEYLKKHDRLTIKELIAAIEVKRKIVLEDPFEENIRMYLNFGHTFGHAIEKHFDYSIKHGFAISYGMILSLEEGVRLGYTPKWLYEEVKAMLFKHQLIKEPLYKKDEFIHLISTDKKQLADGLRFVFAKDIGQLEIVKGVKF; this comes from the coding sequence ATGATCTTAAATCTTAATGCTTACGAAATTAAAATTGAAAATAATTTAATCGATAATCTAGCAGAAGAGATAAAGAAGGTCTATTCTAACGATAGAATTTTTATTGTTACAGATAAAAATTTGATTAGACTTTATGAATCTAAATTAAGAACTACATTAAAAGATTTTAAAATAGATTTCGTTATTGTTGAACCAGGTGAACATTCAAAATCACTCCATACATATGAAGTTGTTTCTAGATACTTAATCCAAAATGGCATGAGAAGAAATCATTTACTTGTTGCTTTTGGTGGTGGTGTTATTGGAGATTTAGCAGGATTTGTTGCAGGCACTTTATATCGAGGTGTTCCATTCATTCAAATTCCTACAAGTTTACTTGCTATGGTCGATTCATCGATTGGTGGAAAAACTGGTATTGATGTTAAAGAAGGTAAAAACCTTTTAGGGGTATTTAAAAACCCTAAAGCAGTTTATATTGATCCAATGCTTTTAAACACACTACCAGAAGTAGAATATCGTAATGGTATGGCAGAAGTTATTAAAGCTGCTATTATCAATGACAAAGCTTTATTTGAATACTTAAAGAAACATGATAGATTAACAATTAAAGAATTGATTGCAGCAATTGAAGTTAAACGAAAGATTGTACTTGAAGATCCATTTGAAGAAAATATCAGAATGTATTTAAACTTTGGTCATACATTTGGACATGCCATTGAAAAACATTTTGATTATTCAATTAAACACGGGTTTGCTATTTCATATGGCATGATTCTTAGTTTAGAAGAAGGTGTTAGATTAGGATATACACCTAAATGGCTTTATGAAGAAGTTAAAGCGATGTTATTCAAACATCAATTAATTAAAGAACCACTCTATAAAAAAGATGAATTTATTCATTTAATTTCAACAGATAAAAAACAATTAGCAGATGGACTTAGATTCGTATTTGCTAAAGATATTGGACAACTAGAAATTGTAAAAGGAGTTAAATTCTAA
- a CDS encoding aromatic acid exporter family protein, giving the protein MNLKQILWTSLKIVCVGFIAALIAFLLGISNYLLVGILAILCVSPTKKDSLVLGVKRYIDVVMALLLSTLLFVLLGFELYTFVIFLFLFALLSYLGKIEIGMIPGIVLVNHVYSLGQFDVMFLLEEILIITVAVISSLAVNTLFPEFWLKKITSEIIKIDQLMQDHLFMLSIVLSQEKDFDDFKTHFEKMGQKIYQEIEKAEKEDKNRVFSNELSYVAYLYMRRNQLNYMNHMYQSAFRLTEFHKHQLEISEYIKDLVLDIGDENKADFQMEKLNTLIEKFKAQNLPKTRSEFETRALLYHILTDLKSMLLAKSAFHQRYPEFKL; this is encoded by the coding sequence ATGAATTTAAAACAAATCCTATGGACCTCACTTAAAATCGTATGTGTAGGTTTCATTGCAGCACTAATTGCATTCTTACTTGGAATCTCTAATTATCTTTTAGTTGGTATACTGGCAATCCTTTGTGTATCACCAACAAAGAAAGATTCTTTAGTTTTAGGTGTTAAAAGATATATAGATGTTGTTATGGCTTTACTCTTATCAACGTTATTATTTGTCCTACTAGGATTTGAACTCTATACATTTGTTATATTCTTATTCTTATTTGCACTGTTATCTTATCTAGGTAAGATTGAGATTGGTATGATTCCCGGTATTGTACTTGTGAATCATGTGTATTCACTTGGTCAATTTGATGTCATGTTCTTATTAGAAGAAATCCTAATTATTACAGTTGCAGTTATTTCATCACTTGCAGTCAATACACTCTTTCCCGAGTTTTGGTTAAAGAAGATAACATCTGAAATTATTAAAATTGATCAGTTGATGCAAGACCATTTATTTATGTTATCCATTGTCCTTTCACAAGAAAAAGATTTTGATGACTTTAAAACACACTTTGAAAAGATGGGTCAAAAGATTTATCAAGAAATTGAGAAAGCAGAAAAAGAAGACAAAAATAGAGTCTTCTCAAATGAACTATCTTATGTTGCATACCTTTATATGAGACGTAATCAATTGAATTACATGAATCATATGTATCAAAGTGCATTTAGATTAACTGAATTTCATAAACATCAATTAGAAATAAGTGAATATATTAAAGATTTAGTTTTAGATATTGGCGATGAAAATAAAGCTGATTTCCAAATGGAAAAATTAAATACGTTAATTGAAAAGTTTAAAGCACAAAACCTACCTAAAACAAGAAGTGAATTTGAAACAAGAGCATTACTTTATCATATACTAACTGATTTAAAAAGTATGTTACTTGCAAAGAGTGCTTTCCATCAAAGATATCCTGAATTCAAATTGTAA